Proteins found in one Populus alba chromosome 14, ASM523922v2, whole genome shotgun sequence genomic segment:
- the LOC118059341 gene encoding uncharacterized protein, with the protein MRVLFSKIHCPSFICFCKPSPSIYTPGPLKLENSPHVPSTAIISVADASSNDNHVLSDSIEVKEGSVGVDGKQPERQNSLKSSLKRAAFDSTEGDKKKVQWIDFLGKELVEIREFESRFVFFFVVSVISIYIFLVQCNVWFCIKSTC; encoded by the coding sequence aTGAGGGTTTTGTTCAGCAAGATCCACTGTCCTTCCTTCATTTGCTTTTGCAAACCCTCTCCTAGTATATACACACCAGGACCATTGAAATTGGAAAACAGTCCCCATGTGCCTTCAACTGCAATTATATCAGTTGCCGATGCCTCCTCTAATGATAATCACGTGCTTAGTGATTCCATTGAGGTGAAGGAAGGGAGTGTAGGTGTTGATGGGAAGCAACCAGAGCGTCAGAATAGCCTCAAAAGTAGTCTAAAAAGGGCAGCTTTTGATTCCACAGAGGGTGATAAGAAGAAAGTGCAGTGGATAGATTTCTTAGGGAAAGAACTTGTTGAGATCAGAGAATTTGAGtccaggtttgtttttttttttgtggtctcTGTTATCTCTATCTACATTTTTCTTGTACAATGCAATGTTTGGTTCTGTATAAAGTCCACTTGCTGA
- the LOC118062595 gene encoding pumilio homolog 12 has protein sequence MEDQRTEIEYDEFEKLLGEIPNATAANQHSADAGPKIAPLNGSLAPISVNSCKGAFAVKLESNGSLNDRQFFANNTQQYPIKNLQSDEANLPDDQSLTSAFAELSFNSGSPLVNCKSPPSPAVYTNTMNGSLSNMDPTVMVSPLFRSPNNLPSGFDKFNVAKVGQEQSNFLKFDARQLKVPADFCQPQPIENFSTALSPTHGMQGFQLLSNVAVPGMDFPLMSDHQQYFTDVQSPLPYLHSQQLNQSHISWRNIGEEQYYRMHQQYLYMQQLHNQRLEAQNPIQANGNVATKLMSRNVRQPYLEVPFSHQVQQSNQEPFCSNYAVSRGLNQSQNGIRVLEKVGKQSFPEKILTRSQGLNTLKALKFGSAGGNETLAHLNQHGKFLSNGHLLHSLPTPTAGCFQLDHLTSWDISPDFTALKSSNFSSQSLKYNSVDEVTGRIYLMAKDQHGCRFLQRKFSEGSPQDVEKIFLEIIDHIVELMTDPFGNYLVQKLLEVCDEDQRMQILRTITRKAGELVRISCDMHGTRAVQKVIETLKTSEQFSMVVSALKPGIVTLIKNMNGNHVAQRCLQCLMPEYIDFLFEATTANCIELATDRHGCCVLQKCLSHSEGEQRCRLVSEITSNALILSQDPFGNYVVQFIFELRLPWATTDILGQLEGNYRDLSVQKYSSNVVEKCLKYAGEERRTRIIRELINNAHLDQVMQDPFGNYVIQAALQQSKGALHTALVEAIRPHVPTLRTSPYGKKVLSSNGLKK, from the exons ATGGAAGATCAAAGAACTGAAATAGAGTATGATGAATTTGAGAAGCTTCTTGGAGAGATACCAAATGCTACTGCGGCAAATCAGCATTCTGCTGATGCTGGACCTAAGATTGCACCTCTAAATGGTAGCTTGGCACCCATTTCTGTGAATTCTTGCAAGGGGGCTTTTGCTGTGAAACTTGAAAGCAATGGGAGTTTGAATGACAGACAATTTTTTGCAAATAATACTCAACAATATCCTATCAAGAATCTCCAATCAGATGAAGCAAATTTGCCAGATGACCAATCCTTGACATCTGCATTTGCagaattgagttttaatagCGGGAGTCCTTTGGTGAATTGTAAATCCCCACCTAGTCCTGCTGTATATACAAACACCATGAACGGTTCACTCTCAAATATGGACCCAACAGTGATGGTTTCCCCTCTGTTCCGATCACCAAATAATTTACCTTCTGGTTTTGACAAGTTTAATGTTGCGAAAGTTGGTCAAGAACAgtcaaatttcttaaaatttgatGCCCGACAACTGAAGGTGCCAGCTGATTTTTGTCAGCCTCAGCCAATTGAAAATTTCTCCACGGCCTTGTCACCAACTCATGGCATGCAAGGTTTTCAATTGCTTTCCAATGTGGCTGTCCCAGGCATGGATTTTCCTTTAATGTCTGATCATCAACAATACTTCACTGATGTTCAGTCTCCACTTCCTTACTTACATTCACAACAATTAAACCAGTCTCACATTAGCTGGAGGAATATTGGAGAAGAACAATATTACAGGATGCATCAGCAATACCTATATATGCAGCAACTCCATAATCAAAGATTGGAAGCTCAGAATCCTATTCAAGCAAATGGAAATGTTGCAACCAAGCTGATGAGTCGGAACGTGAGGCAACCATATTTGGAGGTGCCATTCTCTCACCAAGTTCAACAGTCTAATCAAGAACCATTTTGTAGCAACTATGCTGTCTCAAGGGGTTTGAACCAATCACAGAATGGTATACGTGTTTTGGAAAAAGTAGGAAAACAGAGTTTTCCTGAAAAGATTCTGACAAGGTCACAAGGACTGAACACACTGAAAGCTTTGAAGTTTGGCTCAGCTGGAGGCAATGAAACACTTGCCCATCTCAACCAGCATGGCAAATTTCTATCAAATGGTCACCTTCTCCATAGTTTACCTACTCCTACTGCTGGGTGCTTTCAGTTGGATCATTTGACCTCATGGGATATATCTCCTGATTTTACAGCCCTAAAAAGCTCTAATTTCAGTTCTCAGTCTTTGAAGTATAACTCAGTAGATGAAGTAACTGGTAGAATATATCTCATGGCAAAGGACCAGCATGGTTGCCGTTTcttgcaaagaaaattttccGAGGGGAGCCCGCAAGATGTTGAAAagatttttcttgagattattGATCACATTGTTGAGCTAATGACAGACCCTTTTGGGAACTACCTGGTTCAGAAGTTGCTTGAAGTATGCGATGaggatcagagaatgcaaatacttcGTACTATCACTAGAAAAGCTGGAGAGCTTGTTCGGATTTCATGTGATATGCATGG GACTCGAGCTGTTCAAAAGGTTATTGAAACCCTTAAGACCTCAGAGCAGTTTTCCATGGTTGTCTCTGCATTGAAGCCTGGTATAGTGaccttgataaaaaatatgaatggtAACCATGTAGCCCAGCGTTGCTTGCAGTGTTTGATGCCTGAATACATTGAT TTCCTTTTTGAAGCTACAACTGCTAATTGTATTGAACTTGCAACGGATCGCCATGGCTGTTGCGTGCTTCAAAAATGCCTAAGCCATTCCGAGGGAGAGCAAAGGTGTCGTTTAGTCTCTGAGATCACGTCAAATGCTCTGATCCTTTCACAAGATCCTTTTGG GAACTATGTTGTGCAATTTATCTTTGAGCTTCGACTTCCCTGGGCAACAACTGATATTCTTGGTCAGTTGGAAGGTAATTATAGGGACTTGTCTGTTCAGAAATATAGCAGCAATGTGGTAGAGAAATGCCTAAAATATGCAGGAGAGGAGCGCCGGACACGTATTATCCGGGAGCTGATAAATAATGCTCACCTGGATCAAGTCATGCAAGATCCTTTTGGTAATTATGTTATCCAGGCAGCTTTGCAACAATCAAAg GGAGCTCTTCATACTGCTCTGGTGGAGGCTATACGACCCCATGTTCCTACACTTCGAACTAGTCCTTATGGGAAGAAAGTCCTATCTAGTAATGGTTTGAAGAAGTAA
- the LOC118059340 gene encoding lysine--tRNA ligase, chloroplastic/mitochondrial, translating to MEALKIWSLSSKPFTLRHLLHFASSSASLTTTKHSYSTHVLRCCSTTTTRTAGRNRRQSSSSSSTSDRDAIRALRLKKVEELRSKGLEPYAYNWDRTHTANHLQEIYKYLANGEESNGESDQVSIAGRIVARRAFGKLAFLTLRDDSGAIQLYCEKDRLLNDQFEQLKAHVDIGDILGVSGSMKRTEKGELSVCVSSFSILTKSLLPLPDKYHGLTDVDKRYRQRYVDMISNPEVADVFRKRAKIVSEIRKTVELLGFVEVETPVLQGAAGGAEARPFVTYHNSLGRDLYLRIATELHLKRMLVGGFEKVYEIGRIFRNEGLSPRHNPEFTTIEMYEAYSDYQSMMIMAEEIVTRCALAVHGKLTLEYQGVEICLERPWRRETMHNLVKEATAIDFNDLGDDLEVAKDVTFRTLGSGLEGKDKSAIAACPSVGHLVNELFEIIVEPKLMQPTFVLDYPIEISPLAKPHRRHVGLTERFELFICGREMANAFSELTDPMDQRGRLEEQVRQHNEKRASVASEADGADGKSKKDDDESYEVTLDEDFLTALEYGMPPASGMGLGIDRLVMLLTNSASIRDVIAFPVLKIQQ from the exons ATGGAGGCGCTGAAAATATGGAGTCTGTCTTCAAAGCCATTCACTCTCAGACATCTCCTTCACTTTGCGTCTTCCAGCGCTTCTCTCACCACCACCAAACACTCTTATTCCACTCATGTCCTTCGCTGCTGCTCCACCACTACCACCAGAACTGCCGGCCGCAACCGCCGCcagtcctcctcctcctcctccacttcTGACCGTGATGCCATTCGTGCCCTTCGCTTGAAAAAG GTTGAAGAATTGAGGAGCAAAGGACTTGAACCCTATGCATATAACTGGGATAGGACTCATACTGCCAATCACCTACAAGAGATATACAAATATTTAGCGAATGGTGAAGAGTCGAATGGTGAGAGTGATCAAGTATCTATTGCTGGGAGAATTGTTGCGCGTAGAGCTTTTGGAAAGCTTGCATTTCTTACTCTTAGAGATGACTCTGGGGCAATTCAG CTTTACTGTGAGAAGGATAGGCTTTTGAATGATCAGTTTGAGCAGTTGAAAGCACATGTTGATATTGGTGATATATTGGGTGTGAGTGGCTCAATGAAGCGCACAGAGAAAG GTGAGCTCTCTGTTTGCGTGAGTTCTTTCTCGATTCTTACAAAATCTCTGCTTCCACTGCCAGACAAATATCATGGTCTAACTGATGTAGATAAGCGCTACCGTCAAAG GTATGTTGATATGATCTCAAATCCTGAAGTTGCTGATGTGTTCCGTAAAAGAGCAAAG ATTGTTTCAGAGATTCGCAAGACTGTGGAATTGTTAGGTTTTGTTGAAGTTGAGACTCCTGTTCTCCAG GGAGCAGCTGGTGGAGCCGAAGCTAGGCCATTTGTGACATATCACAATTCACTTGGAAGGGATCTCTACCTTAGAATTGCAACTGAGCTTCACTTAAAGAGAATGCTG GTTGGGGGATTTGAAAAGGTATATGAGATTGGCAGAATTTTCAGAAATGAGGGTCTTTCACCGCGTCATAATCCTGAATTTACAACCATAGAG ATGTATGAAGCATATTCGGATTACCAGAGCATGATGATCATGGCAGAGGAAATTGTCACTCGATGTGCTCTTGCTGTTCACGGCAAGCTTACCCTAGAATACCAG GGTGTAGAGATTTGTTTAGAGCGGCCCTGGAGAAGGGAAACCATGCACAATCTTGTAAAAGAAGCCACTGCTATTGATTTCAATGATTTGGGTGATGATCTTGAAGTTGCTAAAGATGTCACCTTTAGGACTCTTGGATCTGGACTTGAAGGTAAAGACAAATCTGCCATTGCAGCATGTCCTTCTGTTGGGCACCTTGTTAATGAG CTTTTTGAAATCATTGTAGAGCCAAAGCTCATGCAACCCACATTTGTTTTGGACTATCCTATTGAGATATCTCCTCTAGCCAAGCCACACCGAAG GCATGTAGGCTTGACTGAGAGATTTGAACTATTCATCTGTGGTCGTGAAATGGCGAATGCATTTTCCGAATTGACTGATCCCATGGATCAG AGAGGACGCTTGGAAGAGCAAGTGAGACAGCATAATGAGAAGAGAGCTTCAGTTGCTTCAGAAGCAGATGGTGCAGATGGCAAAAGCAAGAAAGACGATGATGAATCGTATGAAGTAACCCTTGATGAGGACTTTTTAACAGCTTTAGAATATGGAATGCCTCCAGCTTCGGGAATG GGACTCGGAATAGACAGACTGGTGATGCTGTTGACAAATTCTGCAAGTATCCGAGATGTTATTGCTTTTCCCGTCCTCAAGATTCAGCAGTAG
- the LOC118062588 gene encoding protein MET1, chloroplastic, which produces MSLAPSRYPSLYSSSPLPTSSVQAKQIPLLFSQSTHFLSKNYSFLSTSTTFSNTLLLKPSNSILKASETESQTSKSAESGSGGEGEGEGEEKYEEYEVEIEQPYGIKFAKGRDGATYIDAIAPGGSADKTSKFSVGDKVIATSAVFGTEIWPAAEYGRTMYTIRQRIGPLLMKMQKRYGNMDYTGELTEKEIIRAERNSGVISNRVREIQMQNYIRKKEQKEQREKDLREGLQLYKNAKYEEALERFESMLGSKPDPAEAAVASYNVACCYSKLNQLQAGLSALEDAMKAGFEDFKRIRTDPDLSNLRTAEGFEPLMKRFDESFINENAINAIKSLFGFNKK; this is translated from the exons ATGTCTTTAGCTCCAAGTAGATATCCTTCTCTCTACTCTTCATCACCATTACCAACAAGTAGTGTCCAAGCCAAGCAAAtccctctccttttctctcaaAGCACTCACTTTTTATCCAAGAACTACTCCTTTCTCAGCACTTCAACAACTTTCAGCAATACCCTTTTGCTAAAACCATCAAATTCAATCCTTAAAGCTTCAGAAACTGAGTCACAGACATCAAAATCTGCAGAGAGTGGAAGTGGAGGTGAAGgtgaaggagaaggagaagaaaagtatGAAGAATATGAGGTGGAAATAGAGCAGCCTTATGGGATAAAGTTTGCAAAGGGCAGAGATGGCGCTACTTATATTGATGCTATTGCTCCTGGTGGATCAGCTGATAAGACTAGCAAATTCAGTGTTGGTGATAAAGTTATTGCAACCAG TGCTGTGTTTGGGACAGAGATTTGGCCAGCAGCTGAATATGGGAGGACAATGTACACCATCCGCCAAAGAATTGGCCCTTTACTCATGAAAATGCAAAAGAGATATG GGAACATGGATTATACCGGTGAACTGACAGAAAAGGAAATTATCAGAGCTGAGAGGAACTCTGGTGTCATTAGTAACAGAGTGAGAGAAATCCAA ATGCAAAATTACATAAGAAAAAAGGAGCAGAAAGAACAGAGAGAAAAGGATCTTCGCGAAGGGTTGCAATTATACAA AAATGCCAAATATGAGGAAGCACTGGAGAGGTTCGAGTCTATGCTGGGATCGAAACCAGACCCAGCTGAAGCTGCAGTGGCAAGTTACAATGTCGCTTGTTGTTATTCTAAGCTTAATCAG TTACAAGCTGGGCTATCTGCACTTGAAGATGCGATGAAAGCAGGATTTGAAGACTTTAAG CGAATCCGGACAGATCCTGACCTATCCAATTTAAGGACAGCTGAGGGATTTGAACCTCTTATGAAAAGGTTTGATGAATCATTTATCAACGAGAATGCCATCAACGCCATTAAATCTCTATTCGGATTCAACAAGAAATAG
- the LOC118059285 gene encoding uncharacterized protein, whose product MKLGLSRACFYSSCSASIFSSSIPSLTTIKPKIPLFLRPPTYSVTSSDLQKWHGWAKSLASSVGSSFVESDNGPDSTLLCRELNWLLEDSIENRSSSPCFSFAACKYDTFDGIENVMLRISLDDLYQLWKQRIEERRPFQYIVGCEHWRDLVLSVQEGVLIPRPETELIVDLVSDAVSNNEELGQGLWADVGTGSGAIAIGISKILRSHGRVIATDLSPVAVSVAMFNVQRYGLQHVTEVRQGSWFEPLKDVEGQLVGIVSNPPYIPSDNISGLQAEVGRHEPRLALDGGASGIEYLLHLCNGAAAMLKPGGFFAFETNGEKQCKFLVDYMQNDTSGSFCNLNIVSDFAGIQRFVTGFHQ is encoded by the coding sequence ATGAAGCTAGGCCTGAGCAGAGCATGTTTTTATAGCAGCTGTTCTGCATcgattttctcttcttcaatcCCATCTTTAACAACAATTAAACCAAAAATTCCTCTCTTTTTGAGGCCGCCCACTTATTCAGTAACTTCATCAGACCTTCAAAAATGGCATGGATGGGCAAAAAGCCTTGCCTCCTCCGTTGGGTCGTCTTTTGTGGAGTCTGATAATGGCCCTGACTCCACTCTTCTGTGCCGGGAGCTAAATTGGCTCCTAGAGGACTCAATTGAAAACCGCTCCTCCTCCCCATGCTTTTCCTTTGCCGCTTGTAAATATGATACTTTTGATGGAATTGAGAATGTCATGTTAAGAATAAGTTTGGATGATCTTTACCAGTTATGGAAGCAGAGGATTGAAGAGAGGAGGCCTTTCCAGTATATAGTAGGGTGTGAGCACTGGAGGGACTTGGTGCTGAGCGTGCAAGAAGGGGTCTTGATTCCAAGGCCAGAGACAGAATTGATTGTTGATCTAGTGAGCGATGCGGTTTCCAATAATGAAGAATTGGGACAAGGGTTGTGGGCAGATGTGGGTACTGGGAGCGGTGCTATTGCTATAGGTATTAGCAAGATTTTGAGGAGTCATGGGAGAGTTATTGCCACAGATTTAAGCCCAGTTGCAGTTTCGGTGGCAATGTTTAATGTGCAAAGGTATGGCCTTCAGCATGTGACTGAAGTAAGGCAAGGATCTTGGTTTGAGCCGTTAAAGGATGTTGAAGGACAACTTGTAGGTATTGTGAGTAATCCACCATACATACCTAGTGACAATATCTCTGGACTACAAGCTGAAGTTGGTAGACATGAACCAAGACTCGCGTTAGATGGTGGTGCGAGTGGCATAGAGTATCTTCTTCATCTTTGCAATGGGGCTGCTGCAATGTTGAAACCTGGCGgattttttgcttttgaaaCCAACGGGGAGAAGCAATGCAAGTTTCTTGTAGATTACATGCAAAATGACACTTCAGGAAGCTTTTGTAATTTGAACATTGTGTCTGATTTTGCTGGTATCCAAAGATTTGTGACTGGGTTCCATCAATGA